One window of the Marmota flaviventris isolate mMarFla1 chromosome 2, mMarFla1.hap1, whole genome shotgun sequence genome contains the following:
- the Tmem74b gene encoding transmembrane protein 74B — MASPPGLELKTLSNGPQVPRRPAPLGPAAPSRAGVENAGFSLEEHETRFQNPRDARPDSSPSPLGGVPSLPRSQRDDLSLRSEEGPGLEPVSRPVDYGFVSALVFLVTGILLVVTAYAIPREARVNPDTVTAREMERLEMYYARLGSHLDKCIIAGLGLLTVGGMLLSALLMVSLCKGELYRRRALVPGRGSRKTYGSINLRMRQLNGDGGQALVENEVVQVSEPSHALQGS; from the coding sequence ATGGCATCGCCCCCTGGTCTGGAACTGAAGACACTGAGCAATGGTCCCCAGGTCCCAAGGAGACCAGCTCCTCTGGGCCCCGCGGCCCCATCCAGGGCAGGCGTGGAGAATGCCGGCTTCTCCTTGGAGGAGCATGAGACCCGTTTCCAAAACCCCAGGGATGCCAGACCGGACAGCTCCCCCAGTCCTCTGGGGGGCGTCCCCTCACTGCCCCGGTCCCAGCGGGACGACCTGTCCCTGCGTTCAGAGGAGGGGCCGGGCCTGGAGCCGGTGAGCCGCCCTGTGGATTATGGCTTCGTTTCGGCCCTGGTTTTCCTGGTGACTGGGATCCTCCTAGTGGTGACAGCCTACGCCATCCCCCGCGAGGCCCGCGTCAACCCGGACACGGTGACGGCGAGGGAGATGGAGCGGCTGGAGATGTACTACGCCCGCCTGGGCTCCCACCTGGACAAGTGCATCATCGCGGGCCTGGGGCTGCTCACGGTGGGCGGCATGCTGCTCTCCGCGCTGCTCATGGTCTCCCTGTGCAAGGGAGAGCTGTACCGCCGGCGGGCCCTGGTCCCCGGCAGGGGCTCCCGGAAGACTTACGGCTCCATCAACCTGCGCATGAGACAGCTCAATGGCGACGGGGGCCAGGCCCTGGTGGAGAACGAGGTGGTCCAGGTGTCAGAGCCCAGCCACGCCCTCCAGGGGTCTTAA